One part of the Vanessa cardui chromosome 2, ilVanCard2.1, whole genome shotgun sequence genome encodes these proteins:
- the LOC124536323 gene encoding estradiol 17-beta-dehydrogenase 8-like: MVIGLVSGRLALVTGAGSGIGRAACQVLSREGATVIAADKNYDAALETIKKYTALASGSNATGDHTAMELDVSDPKSVQNLLQSILSEYKTPPRIVVNSAGITRDNWLLKLSEEDYDSVLNVNLKGTFLVMQTFAKAMTEASIAGSIINISSIVGKYGNIGQSNYSASKAGVVAMTQTAAKELGKFNVRVNAVLPGFIDTPIVKTVPDKVMHSMLKLVPLGRLGEPTEVAEVITFLSSDKSSFMSGAAIDVTGGF, encoded by the exons atggtTATAGGTCTTGTGTCTGGAAGACTCGCGCTTGTAACGG GTGCTGGGTCTGGTATCGGCCGAGCTGCTTGTCAGGTGTTATCTAGAGAGGGTGCTACAGTTATTGCTGCTGATAAAAATTATGATGCAGCGTTGGAAACTATTAAGAAATATACAGCATTGGCCTCTGGTTCAAATG CAACCGGAGATCACACTGCTATGGAGTTAGATGTATCAGATCCAAAATCTGTGCAGAATCTATTGCAATCAATTCTAAGTGAATACAAGACCCCACCAAGAATAGTTGTAAACTCGGCTGGTATAACCAGAGATAATTGGTTACTGAAGCTCTCGGAGGAAGATTATGATAGTGTACTTAATGTGAACTTaaag GGAACCTTTCTTGTAATGCAGACTTTTGCGAAGGCAATGACAGAGGCTTCGATAGCGGGATCAATCATAAATATCTCAAGTATTGTTGGAAAGTACGGAAACATAG gcCAATCGAATTATTCAGCAAGTAAGGCTGGGGTGGTTGCCATGACACAAACTGCAGCCAAGGAGCTGGGAAAGTTTAATGTAAG agtaAATGCAGTTCTGCCAGGATTCATAGATACTCCAATCGTTAAAACGGTGCCAGATAAAGTTATGCACAGTATGTTGAAACTTGTGCCTTTAGGAAGACTTGGTGAACCTACTG AGGTCGCCGAGgtcataacatttttaagttcAGATAAAAGTTCTTTCATGAGCGGTGCAGCGATCGACGTCACAGGTGGATTCTAA
- the LOC124536339 gene encoding estradiol 17-beta-dehydrogenase 8-like: protein MVKGLVSGRLALVTGAGSGIGRAACQVLSREGATVIAADKNYDAALETIKKYTALASGSNATGDHTAMELDVSDPKSVQNLLQSILSEYKTPPRIVVNSAGITRDNWLLKLSEEDYDSVLNVNLKGTFLVMQTFAKAMTEASIAGSIINISSIVGKYGNIGQSNYSASKAGVVAMTQTAAKELGKFNVRVNAVLPGFIDTPIVKTVPDKVMHSMLKLVPLGRLGEPTEVAEVITFLSSDKSSFMSGAAIDVTGGF from the exons ATGGTTAAAGGTCTTGTGTCTGGAAGACTCGCGCTTGTAACGG GTGCTGGGTCTGGTATCGGCCGAGCTGCTTGCCAAGTGTTATCTAGAGAGGGTGCTACAGTTATTGCTGCTGATAAAAATTATGATGCAGCATTGGAAACTATTAAGAAATATACAGCATTGGCCTCTGGTTCAAAtg CAACCGGAGATCACACTGCTATGGAGTTAGATGTATCAGATCCAAAATCTGTGCAGAATCTATTGCAATCTATTCTAAGTGAATACAAGACCCCACCAAGAATAGTTGTAAACTCGGCTGGTATAACCAGAGACAACTGGTTACTGAAGCTCTCGGAGGAAGATTATGATAGTGTACTTAATGTGAACTTaaag gGAACCTTTCTTGTAATGCAGACTTTTGCAAAGGCAATGACAGAGGCTTCGATAGCGGGATCAATCATAAATATCTCAAGCATTGTTGGAAAGTATGGAAACATAG gcCAATCGAATTATTCAGCAAGTAAGGCTGGGGTGGTTGCCATGACACAAACTGCAGCCAAGGAGCTGGGAAAGTTTAATGTAAG agtaAATGCAGTTCTGCCTGGATTCATAGATACTCCAATCGTTAAAACGGTGCCAGATAAAGTTATGCACAGTATGTTGAAACTTGTGCCTTTAGGAAGACTTGGTGAACCTACTG AGGTCGCCGAGgtcataacatttttaagttcAGATAAAAGTTCTTTCATGAGCGGAGCAGCGATCGACGTTACAGGTGGATTCTAA